The Lepidochelys kempii isolate rLepKem1 chromosome 5, rLepKem1.hap2, whole genome shotgun sequence genome window below encodes:
- the ISCA1 gene encoding iron-sulfur cluster assembly 1 homolog, mitochondrial isoform X2 has protein sequence MASSVVRATVRAVSKRKIQATRAALTLTPSAVHKIKQLLKDKPEHVGVKVGVRTRGCNGLSYTLEYTKTKGNSDEEVVQDGVRVFIEKKAQLTLLGTEMDYVEDKLSSEFVFNNPNIKGTCGCGESFNI, from the exons ATGGCCTCCTCGGTGGTCCGCGCCACAGTCCGGGCCGTGAGCAAGAGGAAGATACAGGCCACCCGGGCCGCCCTTACTCTG ACTCCGTCAGCTGTACATAAGATCAAACAGCTTCTTAAAGATAAACCTGAGCAT GTAGGTGTGAAAGTTGGAGTCCGTACAAGGGGGTGTAATGGACTTTCGTACACGTTAGAATATACAAAAACAAAAGGCAACTCCGATGAAGAAGTAGTTCAAGATG GAGTCAGAGTGTTTATTGAAAAGAAAGCACAGCTGACGCTTCTAGGAACTGAAATGGACTATGTGGAAGACAAACTGTCCAGTGAATTTGTCTTCAATAACCCAAACATCAAAGGaacttgtggctgtggagaaagcttcaacaTCTGA
- the ISCA1 gene encoding iron-sulfur cluster assembly 1 homolog, mitochondrial isoform X1: MAWPERHSRGGGEGANDRSPLPAALFACGLGQALSVGSQTPSAVHKIKQLLKDKPEHVGVKVGVRTRGCNGLSYTLEYTKTKGNSDEEVVQDGVRVFIEKKAQLTLLGTEMDYVEDKLSSEFVFNNPNIKGTCGCGESFNI, encoded by the exons ATGGCCTGGCCTGAGCGGCACTCCCGCGGGGGCGGTGAGGGAGCAAATGACCGGAGCCCCCTCCCGGCCGCGCTGTTCGCCTGCGGGCTCGGCCAGGCGCTCTCGGTTGGGTCGCAG ACTCCGTCAGCTGTACATAAGATCAAACAGCTTCTTAAAGATAAACCTGAGCAT GTAGGTGTGAAAGTTGGAGTCCGTACAAGGGGGTGTAATGGACTTTCGTACACGTTAGAATATACAAAAACAAAAGGCAACTCCGATGAAGAAGTAGTTCAAGATG GAGTCAGAGTGTTTATTGAAAAGAAAGCACAGCTGACGCTTCTAGGAACTGAAATGGACTATGTGGAAGACAAACTGTCCAGTGAATTTGTCTTCAATAACCCAAACATCAAAGGaacttgtggctgtggagaaagcttcaacaTCTGA